One Tachypleus tridentatus isolate NWPU-2018 chromosome 3, ASM421037v1, whole genome shotgun sequence DNA window includes the following coding sequences:
- the LOC143247768 gene encoding medium-chain acyl-CoA ligase ACSF2, mitochondrial-like has product MFVDIVNHPDVDKFNLTSLQAALIGEFPCSVELWKDIEQKLGVTNLINVYGTTENRPASCSTRPGETPEKKNHTVRTPLDHVEVKIVDNDGRIISVNKEGELCTRDHLSFLGYWGDKELTVQVFDNARWYHTGLLEFQTNEWEKKLVLG; this is encoded by the exons ATGTTTGTTGACATTGTTAATCACCCGGATGTTGATAAGTTTAATCTAACCAGTCTTCAAGCGG CACTTATTGGAGAGTTTCCATGTTCCGTAGAGCTGTGGAAGGATATAGAACAGAAGTTAGGTGTAACAAACCtcatt AATGTATACGGAACAACAGAAAATAGACCGGCAAGTTGTTCAACACGTCCAGGAGAAACACCGGAAAAGAAAAACCACACAGTTCGAACACCACTTGACCATGTTGAG GTTAAAATAGTGGACAATGATGGACGAATAATTTCCGTCAACAAAGAAGGAGAACTGTGTACACGTGATCATTTATCGTTCTTGGGATACTGGGGTGACAAGGAACTAACTGTTCAAGTCTTTGATAATGCACGTTGGTATCACACTGG gttgTTGGAGTTCCAGACCAACGAATGGGAGAAGAAGCTTGTGCTTGGGTGA
- the LOC143245972 gene encoding putative acyl-CoA synthetase YngI, producing MIGTTYETLHHTRVTRCPKDILRTKECCKSPTNVLRGHSDDTCQGNSPWRKTEKKYHTVGTPLDHVEVKIVDNDGRIVPVNKEGELCTRDHLSFLGYWGDKEQTSQVFDNARWYHTGDIAVMDEDGYFSIVGTFKDMINRGGENIYPQEVEEFLLSLPDVAEVQVAGVPDQRMGEEACAWVKLKGGSTVTETELREYCKEKSATLRFLGTSCWLKTFQKRRQEK from the exons ATGATTGGCACTACATACGAAACACTTCACCACACAAGAGTCACTAGATGTCCAAAAGATATTTTAAGGACTAAGGAGTGCTGCAAATCTCCGACCAATGTCCTTCGAGGCCACAGCGACGACACATGTCAGGGTAATTCACCATG gagaaaaactgaaaagaaatacCACACAGTTGGAACACCACTTGACCATGTTGAG GTTAAAATAGTGGACAATGATGGACGAATAGTTCCGGTCAACAAAGAAGGAGAACTGTGTACACGTGATCATTTATCGTTCTTGGGATACTGGGGTGACAAGGAACAAACAAGTCAAGTCTTTGATAATGCACGTTGGTATCACACTGG AGATATTGCTGTGATGGATGAAGATGGCTACTTCAGTATTGTTGGTACATTTAAAGACATGATCAACAGAGGAGGAGAAAACATCTATCCTCAGGAAGTGGAAGAGTTCCTCCTCAGTCTTCCAGATGTCGCTGAAGTTCAG gtTGCTGGAGTTCCAGACCAAAGAATGGGAGAAGAAGCTTGTGCTTGGGTGAAACTAAAAGGTGGATCAACGGTAACAGAAACGGAACTTCGGGAATATTGCAAGGAAAA ATCAGCCACTTTAAGATTCCTCGGTACATCGTGTTGGTTGAAGACTTTCCAAAAACGTCGACAGGAAAAAtag
- the LOC143245973 gene encoding medium-chain acyl-CoA ligase ACSF2, mitochondrial-like, translated as MYFRTTDQLAASFLELGLRPGERLAIWSTNCYEWVLTQLAAAKAGLVLVNINPAFMPSELEYCFNLMSRFTHSCHVDKEGLSRSLQV; from the exons ATGTATTTCCGTACT ACAGATCAGCTAGCAGCAAGTTTCTTAGAGCTTGGACTGAGACCTGGAGAACGTCTGGCAATTTGGAGCACCAACTGTTATGAGTGGGTTCTAACTCAGCTGGCTGCAGCTAAAGCTGGACTGGTACTA GTCAATATCAACCCTGCCTTCATGCCTTCTGAACTAGAATACTGCTTTAACTTG ATGTCCAGATTTACACACAGTTGTCATGTTGACAAAGAAGGACTTTCC CGGAGTTTACAAGTTTGA